A window of the Oryza brachyantha chromosome 5, ObraRS2, whole genome shotgun sequence genome harbors these coding sequences:
- the LOC102721077 gene encoding FACT complex subunit SSRP1-A-like isoform X2 — protein sequence MDLGFHVRASNTQFVGDDNRTAAQILWETILGFADVDSSEEAVVTFERISILTPRGRYSVDLHLSFLRLQGQANDFKIQYGSIVRLFLLPKVLDH from the exons ATGGATTTAGGCTTTCATGTCCGTGCTTCAAATACTCAATTTGTTGGTGATGACAATCGAACTGCTGCTCAG aTTCTATGGGAAACAATACTGGGTTTTGCTGATGTTGATTCTTCTGAAGAGGCAGTTGTTACCTTCGAAAGAATTTCTATTCTTACACCAAG AGGACGTTATAGTGTTGACCTTCATCTGTCATTTTTGCGTCTCCAAGGACAAGCTAATGATTTTAAAATCCAATATGGCAGCATTGTTCGCCTCTTTCTTTTGCCAAAg GTTTTGGATCACTAG
- the LOC102721077 gene encoding uncharacterized protein LOC102721077 isoform X1, with protein MSVLQILNLLVMTIELLLRFYGKQYWVLLMLILLKRQLLPSKEFLFLHQEDVIVLTFICHFCVSKDKLMILKSNMAALFASFFCQRSFSFFCFSMCAALMLYILFRPDVILTVSDNVPSLPVSSDGYEARFWITRSCDISSGVYAHC; from the exons ATGTCCGTGCTTCAAATACTCAATTTGTTGGTGATGACAATCGAACTGCTGCTCAG aTTCTATGGGAAACAATACTGGGTTTTGCTGATGTTGATTCTTCTGAAGAGGCAGTTGTTACCTTCGAAAGAATTTCTATTCTTACACCAAG AGGACGTTATAGTGTTGACCTTCATCTGTCATTTTTGCGTCTCCAAGGACAAGCTAATGATTTTAAAATCCAATATGGCAGCATTGTTCGCCTCTTTCTTTTGCCAAAggtcattttctttcttctgctTTTCAATGTGTGCTGCTCTGATGCTTTATATACTGTTCAGACCGGATGTTATACTAACTGTATCTGACAATGTGCCCTCTCTCCCGGTAAGCTCCGACGGCTATGAAGCAAG GTTTTGGATCACTAGGTCTTGTGACATCAGTTCTGGTGTGTATGCTCACTGCTGA
- the LOC102717900 gene encoding UPF0481 protein At3g47200-like, giving the protein MEMEKWICLDYILKLNRDVSLHEYLSLISGQEKQVRGCYNEDIDMDSKEFMRMVLLDSCFILVYLGGMHGLCREENTQEASVGDPATQENGDPMEWYNSSAIYDLLLLENQIPFFIIRTIYQLFSRDTVATTALLTSDISEFMEGILYHFPKVITEANRPRDFSHLLHLCHMYLKPSHKLEDEQHRGQSGKSHYLEYISDFCRKVFCLGQEQNMFHELNELKSPININRWRRAVDYHEAGIEFKKREFDEDDPHSLLDIRFRKGVTEIPCLPIDDKSSLLFRNLVSLEQTCPQFGDDITAYIGFMSAIISTASDVAFLAQKGIIVHQMESDEEVSTLFTKLFEHVSFDFNGEQYLRSLFYAMDAHYQRRVNRWMAWLWHKHFSNPWLGFAAITSVFIVLCSIMQTVLAFLSYT; this is encoded by the coding sequence ATGGAAATGGAGAAGTGGATTTGTTTAGACTATATTCTTAAGCTAAACCGTGATGTTAGCTTGCATGAGTACCTTAGCCTGATTTCTGGACAGGAGAAACAGGTAAGAGGCTGTTACAACGAGGACATAGACATGGATAGTAAGGAGTTCATGCGGATGGTTCTGTTGGATAGCTGCTTCATTCTTGTGTACCTCGGAGGTATGCATGGGCTTTGCAGGGAAGAAAACACACAAGAAGCTTCGGTTGGTGATCCAGCGACTCAAGAAAATGGTGATCCTATGGAGTGGTATAATAGTTCTGCTATTTATGATCTACTTCTGCTGGAGAACCAAATTCCATTCTTCATTATTAGGACAATTTATCAGCTCTTTTCTCGCGATACTGTAGCAACTACTGCATTACTTACCAGTGACATCTCTGAATTCATGGAAGGCATTCTTTACCATTTCCCGAAAGTGATCACTGAGGCAAATAGACCAAGAGATTTTTCCCATCTGCTACATCTATGCCATATGTACCTGAAACCTAGTCACAAGCTGGAGGATGAGCAACATCGCGGTCAATCCGGAAAGTCTCACTACTTGGAGTATATATCTGATTTTTGCCGAAAGGTCTTCTGTTTAGGGCAGGAGCAAAACATGTTCCATGAGTTAAATGAGCTGAAGTCACCGATAAATATTAATCGGTGGCGTAGAGCAGTGGACTATCACGAGGCAGGGATAGAATTCAAGAAAAGGGAGTTTGATGAAGACGACCCTCATTCTTTGTTGGACATTAGATTCAGAAAAGGAGTTACCGAAATACCATGTTTGCCAATTGATGATAAATCTTCTTTGCTGTTCAGGAATCTTGTATCTCTGGAGCAAACATGTCCTCAATTCGGCGACGATATCACCGCATACATTGGTTTCATGTCTGCAATTATCAGTACAGCTTCTGATGTTGCCTTTCTTGCACAGAAAGGGATTATAGTGCATCAGATGGAAAGCGATGAGGAAGTATCGACTCTCTTCACCAAGCTTTTTGAGCATGTCTCATTTGACTTCAACGGTGAACAATATCTGAGATCCCTGTTCTATGCGATGGATGCACACTACCAACGTCGTGTGAATAGGTGGATGGCATGGCTGTGGCACAAACATTTCAGCAATCCGTGGTTAGGTTTCGCTGCGATAACTTCTGTTTTCATAGTATTATGCAGTATTATGCAAACTGTTCTTGCTTTCTTGTCATACACATAA